CCAGTCCTGCCTGCCTTAGGAGAGAATGTGCTCTGAGCTTTGCTTCCTCGATGTTCATGGCACCTCCATCATGCTTGCATTGCAGCGTGATGGTAGACGTGGGGCATCCGAGCAAACCACCCCGAGAATCTGAGCAAAACCAGACCATATTCGGAGAGAATTCGGACTTGACGGGTGCGCCATGATGCCGTCAGGCCAATACCGCAAAATTAATCGAGTCTTTCGCTTGACGTGGCCTGTGCGATTCCGTAATATGCAATCTCGCGCCACACAGGGTTCGGCACTTGTTACTGGGGTGTCGTCTAATGGTAGGACAGCGGATTCTGGTTCCGTCAGTGAGGGTTCGACTCCTTCCACCCCAGCCAATGGCGCATGAAATGGCCCGTTCGTCTAGCGGTTTAGGACGCCGCCCTCTCAAGGCGGAGATCACCGGTTCGAATCCGGTACGGGCTGCCAAAGATGACGCAGGTCAGGGCATGTAAAAGCTCTGGCCTGCTTTCTTTTCCCGGCTCGTTCGGTGCAAAAGAAGTGCAAACTCATTTTCGTCTCCCGCGTTAGCCGTTTGCCTGATTGAAAACGTCTGCGGCGCCCCCTCGTATTCATGGCGCGTATCCTGTGCAGTGCGGTTCTGGCAAACGGGGAGACGGTATGGAAACCATGACATTTGATCGCTATCGTAAGACTCTTTTGGGTGCATCTGGGGCTATGTTTCAAAAAGTGTGTCCGGCGGGACATCACTGACGGTACCTCGTCGGCATGTGAAACTCGTTCCAGTCGAGGGCTATGTTTCAAAAAGTGTGTCCGGCGGGACATCACTGACGGTACCTCGTCGGCATGTGAAACTCGTTCCAGTCGATGGCCTTCCCATACCTCTCCGGGCTTCCATCCGAATGCCGGCCCTCGCCCGAGACGGTTGCGAAAAGCCCGTCGACGTCTTCGTCCCTCGGCATGCGGCGCAGGATCTCCGCCGGGCTCTCGGGCTCTTCGGTGTGCATGTAGCACCACCACATGACGGCCTTCACGCGGTGCAGCAGCGGCAATCCCCGATGCAGCCTGAGCATCTCCCTCAGTTGCGCGTTCAGGCTCTCGATCGGGTTGTTGGTGGAATCCCAGCGCCCGCCGCGCTCCCTTTGCATCTCGATGAATGTGAAAAGCGTCCCTTCCTTCACCAGGCGGTTGAGGCTTCCCCTGGCCCGCCGCAGCCTCTCGTGCGTGTAGACCCTCCTGCCGTCTTTCACCGTGAACTCCTTCAGGAACTCGCTCCAATCGGAGCACCACTGCGCGTAGTCGACGAGCCACTCCCTCATCGCGTCCTCGTCTTTGGCCCTCGTCAGGCGGTTCGCGATGCCCAGGAGCTCGCGGCCGCACTCGAGCTTGGGACTCTTGGTCGTGTAGCGCTTGACCTGGCGCGCGGCATGCACGACGCAGCGCTGTATCCTGGTGCCGGGCCATACGGTGCGCGCCGCCTTCGCGAGCCCGGTGGATCCGTCCGACACCACCAGCATCGGAGCGGGTATCCTCATCATCAGCGCCGCCCAGGAGCTCGAGCACTCCCTTTGCGCCAGGTGCCATGCGATCACGTGCTCCTTGGAGCGCGCGACGAGCACGACGGCGTCGTGGGAAAACCAGATGCCGTCGAGAAAGACCGTGTCGAAGACCTCGCCGGTGAAAGGGGCGATGGGCCAAAGCTCCCAGAACCCGGCGCACTTTCGCCAGAAGGTCGACCTGCTGTATCCGAGATCGGCGATCGACCTC
This window of the Coriobacteriaceae bacterium genome carries:
- a CDS encoding IS1249 family transposase, which translates into the protein MSAFLLTCLFRQAFRREKLPSGQDDALSSPRCDVCGSEMKGNGYTKAGTKRWRCKSCGASKTRRIDNAAKLLRAFLAWILSKRSIADLGYSRSTFWRKCAGFWELWPIAPFTGEVFDTVFLDGIWFSHDAVVLVARSKEHVIAWHLAQRECSSSWAALMMRIPAPMLVVSDGSTGLAKAARTVWPGTRIQRCVVHAARQVKRYTTKSPKLECGRELLGIANRLTRAKDEDAMREWLVDYAQWCSDWSEFLKEFTVKDGRRVYTHERLRRARGSLNRLVKEGTLFTFIEMQRERGGRWDSTNNPIESLNAQLREMLRLHRGLPLLHRVKAVMWWCYMHTEEPESPAEILRRMPRDEDVDGLFATVSGEGRHSDGSPERYGKAIDWNEFHMPTRYRQ